The stretch of DNA aaaaaaagattaaaaggaCGACAGCATAATGCTGGACGGATATTATTtgtggaatgtttttttttgtggtaaaggataaatggaaatgtttaaaaaaaaacatatttgagcataaaataaaaactcaataaaagcttttttttttctttaaacattgTACTCTGGATAATTCCAACGGGCCGAATCCTAGAATCTCTCTTTACTTGCTGCACTGTATTCCATATCATTGAGATTTTGCATCTCCTGCAACTCTTGGAATTTCTCATGATCCCGAATGTGGGCATAATTGGCGGCTAGGCACATGAGATAGTGAACAAGGCTAAGTATAATGAGGAGGCACGAAACAGAGGCCAGTATAAACATTATTTCAGCCGTCTCCACGGAATCCTTGCAGAAGGCTTTCACTTCGAACTCCTTGCACACCTTCATGCGCTCCTGGGGCGTCCCATCGGGGAACATAAAGTAGAATTGTGTGAAATCAATGCAGGATTTGTGCGATTGCACATCAGGCGTTGAGCACATGTGCCAGAAGATTGTAAAGACAAACGTCACAATGGCCAGGAAGCAGAGAATAAGGATCCAAATAATATTGAGAATATACGTAATCCCCATGAAGACAGCACACGAAATGCGTCCACCAACACGTGATCGCCATGCACGGTAGACTTTGTAGCGTGTGGCGCCCGTGGCGAGGAATCCCACGAAGAGAATCATAAAACCCAGAGCACCCATGGAAGCCCCAATGACGACAAAGATCAACTGCACTGCCTCAATCCACAGCAAACGAATGTGAAACACCTGATCCAGCATTATTACCGTGAGACTCGTACCCCGGTACATTGTGCCACAGAACACAACGACTCCAATGAGGCACATGACCGTGGCAATAAGGGTCGCATACGGGATCCGTGTCATGCATGATTTGCAGCAATCACCTTATtgaatgacagaaaaaaatcaaaaattaaattaatttaaagttttcctaTTTTCTTAGACCTGATGAAAGGGGAGTAGAGTCTTCGAAATGTCATGTGGAATTTTATTCGAGAACAAGGACTAGTAAAAGGGGTCAAAATCTAATCTAAaggcgatttttttttaacaatttaaatctCTCCTGGAACAGTTTAACCCCACACGgtattttgagagaaaatcaacTCCACATGAAAACTCATTtctaattatttgaaaattaaaggttAATTCGAAATCTGTGTACGTTAACCAACCAATAGTGTGGTCAAAAgcatttatttcttaaaataaaaagtctctgaaaataatttgaatttaataaaatataattttgcgattttcatCATACTTTATGCATTTGAAGGTCctaaaaatatctaaattggtaataaagttttcctccaattgctataaaaatgGATTAATAGCGCCCTCATCTACAAATGAGGGCgctgtttattaattttatagcaaattaGGACCCAATACTGAGTTAAATCTAATCATAATCCCATCAAAAAAGTTTGGAGGTCAGTCGGCACTCGGCAGTTAAAATTTTGTCcgctgtttattttttcgttcgGGTGTATTCGTCCCGCTTCGGGAGTGTTCGGCATAGGTGCGGAAAATTTCCGcggttttcttcaaaaattcgtcAATTTGACCATAAGACGTCATTTGAGTGCTTGGAGTGGAATCTTCTTCAAATTCATATCGTCCAGCATCTTTTGTGAGTAAATCCgtgggaatttctttttttttcgaaacgGTAAGTGAGTacgttgaagaattttatagtGTCCGGAAGAAAAACCTTGGgttgcaagaaaattcttatcaagctcttttccctttattttttatagtgaatttttgaagttttttttctttcatcatcCGTCAACGGAGAGCAATCTCCGTGGGAATTTGTTgtttataaattgatttagaCTTAAGGATAAGAAAGGGGTTTGAAAAAGTATTGCACTATCTTAGTATGTAGTAAAATAACAAACTGCAATGATTAGAGGCATTCTGTACTTTCATTTCTTATAGTTTTCATACAACACCTCATCATTAGTCCTATTATATTAATATATTATTACttatattgggccttattcagcgaccaagaaacccttgaaatcttgaaaatttgtactgaaatttcaagatttcaagcgaatttcaagagtCTCTTGGTTGCTGAATGAAGCCCATTATTAGTTTTATTagtccttttattttaataaaattgtttttctttaggaATCCTCATTCTTAATCCCCGGACACTCCACAGCCAACATCGAAGAATTCGTGACAAATTTTATAAGAGAAGCCGCCCAAACAAGCGCCCAAGGCTCGAGGACGCAGAGGAAGAAGCTGAAGAGGTCACTGAGTGATTGgacgaataattttaaataatttgtatcttttctaaattaaattataattaaaataaacccTACTAAACTATCTTTAACTTCACAGATGTATTCTCAACACACGTCTGACTACTTCGGCGTCTGTAACATAAGTGACTGAGTTTGCCACCTTTCTTCAGAGATAGCTACACTACCTCCCAATAATATAAagatatttcaaataaatttacaaaattttcaatcactttCTGGACCAAAATAGATTTAGGAAAATGCCTCCATTTGAGTAAACCCACCCTAATCTCccctacaaaaattaaatgaagcaGAAGGATTAGTAAAAAGAGACTTTAAATCACACTGTaatgatgaaaatataatatttgcGACCTCAAAACCTCATAAACAGTGATACAgcgcattttttctttacaaaactAAAACGTTTGTGTTGCATTGGATGCAACCGCGATGCAACAGAGATGAATTAGTTATTCTAAATTGCATTTCTGCACATAATACTATTCATATGCTAAACTATGGGCTTTGTTGATTCGTTTTTCATCATTATGCTGCAATGCAATGATGAAAAAGGGAATCATCCTATGTTGTAGCCAAGAGTCACCTTTACGACGATTCCCATGGAGTGAGGTTGTTGAATATCGATCTACAGAATATTCGGACCTCATGGAATTCTGCCTTCGTGTTCCATTTCCATTGTTATTGTTGTAGGCCCGCGTTAGGGCACCGTCTTCATCGAAATTCGTCTCCaagagaatttcttctcttgGATCGCGAATTCTATCGCGATTTCcactcattttttattctttttcttcacttaaTTCCACTAAAAAACTTTGTAAACTTCATCCACAGAGTTTGCACAAAGGTTTAACTAATTTGCCCTCACAACTTGTACCCACAACTTTACACACGCAATTCAATGGTGTCAATGATGAAGGGCTGGCTCAAACGGAGATGCAACAATTAGTcgtttagaataaaaatgaattactcattttcccaagaaaatggaattatcGTAGTCGGAGTGAGGAGAAAGAGCAAATGGTATTGGTTGGATGTGCATAAACACGCTGTAATGCAATGTAAATGCCAGGTATAGTGGACAGGTGTGGAATTGCGCAAATACTTGGTTGACaaaggtaaaaaaatgaaacaaaatgtggaattgataagaaatacaaattctctcaaaaatctcttaaaataatCCTTTAAATTGAGTTTCTAACAAATTAAgcgaatatttaatttttctaaattaatcaCATTTAATTTCCTAATTAACCTAATCAACAGATGAGTAAAGAAGTTTGCAAAATTCCTTCAcattcattcaaataaattctccctACTATGCCATCATTGTGAATCACAAATTCCTCAATGAAATTAGGCTTAATCATTGACTGTGGTGACTGGAATGAAACAACCTGTTATCTCTTTCACACCTCCATAGCAACGTATTCGTATGAGGGAGATGGTAATACAATCATAAGCATACTGCCCCACCTTATCTACAAATTCTTCGCGAGATAggacaaattaatcaatttctaCCTCCATTCTTATCACCAAAAGAACAATTACGTGTTTACTCACCCATTTTTGCTCAATTGAGGCGCcaaatttgagaaattcacACAATACCAACGGAAAAACACCTGTACGGGAGACATGAAAGTTTTCTCTCTTATAACATGCTGAATAGTGAATTTTCCAGGGAATGTCATGCAGGAGGACATGCATTGAGAAGTAATTAATGGGAAAATACCTCAGTTCTGGTGGTAAAATCAGTCAAAATGAGTATTTAAGTAATAACAAATACGGAGGGAGATTCGTGTTGTTCCAAAATATTTGCCACCTCGTGCGCCACCTAGCGGAGAGCTGTCATTTGgtgttttgcttttttattgtttttgtaTCGTTTGGATAGTTCTTCTGCGTCCTCCTcttgcataaaaattttatccatAGGAGACACTATTGGTAAACTTCCGGGGGTAAA from Lutzomyia longipalpis isolate SR_M1_2022 chromosome 4, ASM2433408v1 encodes:
- the LOC129796200 gene encoding neuronal membrane glycoprotein M6-a isoform X4: MGDCCKSCMTRIPYATLIATVMCLIGVVVFCGTMYRGTSLTVIMLDQVFHIRLLWIEAVQLIFVVIGASMGALGFMILFVGFLATGATRYKVYRAWRSRVGGRISCAVFMGITYILNIIWILILCFLAIVTFVFTIFWHMCSTPDVQSHKSCIDFTQFYFMFPDGTPQERMKVCKEFEVKAFCKDSVETAEIMFILASVSCLLIILSLVHYLMCLAANYAHIRDHEKFQELQEMQNLNDMEYSAASKERF
- the LOC129796200 gene encoding neuronal membrane glycoprotein M6-a isoform X2, which translates into the protein MSGNRDRIRDPREEILLETNFDEDGALTRAYNNNNGNGTRRQNSMRSEYSVDRYSTTSLHGNRRKGDCCKSCMTRIPYATLIATVMCLIGVVVFCGTMYRGTSLTVIMLDQVFHIRLLWIEAVQLIFVVIGASMGALGFMILFVGFLATGATRYKVYRAWRSRVGGRISCAVFMGITYILNIIWILILCFLAIVTFVFTIFWHMCSTPDVQSHKSCIDFTQFYFMFPDGTPQERMKVCKEFEVKAFCKDSVETAEIMFILASVSCLLIILSLVHYLMCLAANYAHIRDHEKFQELQEMQNLNDMEYSAASKERF
- the LOC129796200 gene encoding neuronal membrane glycoprotein M6-a isoform X3; its protein translation is MGDCCKSCMTRIPYATLIATVMCLIGVVVFCGTMYRGTSLTVIMLDQVFHIRLLWIEAVQLIFVVIGASMGALGFMILFVGFLATGATRYKVYRAWRSRVGGRISCAVFMGITYILNIIWILILCFLAIVTFVFTIFWHMCSTPDVQSHKSCIDFTQFYFMFPDGTPQERMKVCKEFEVKAFCKDSVETAEIMFILASVSCLLIILSLVHYLMCLAANYAHIRDHEKFQELQEMQNLNDMEYSAARHSTIFT
- the LOC129796200 gene encoding neuronal membrane glycoprotein M6-a isoform X1, whose amino-acid sequence is MSGNRDRIRDPREEILLETNFDEDGALTRAYNNNNGNGTRRQNSMRSEYSVDRYSTTSLHGNRRKGDCCKSCMTRIPYATLIATVMCLIGVVVFCGTMYRGTSLTVIMLDQVFHIRLLWIEAVQLIFVVIGASMGALGFMILFVGFLATGATRYKVYRAWRSRVGGRISCAVFMGITYILNIIWILILCFLAIVTFVFTIFWHMCSTPDVQSHKSCIDFTQFYFMFPDGTPQERMKVCKEFEVKAFCKDSVETAEIMFILASVSCLLIILSLVHYLMCLAANYAHIRDHEKFQELQEMQNLNDMEYSAARHSTIFT